One genomic region from Balaenoptera acutorostrata chromosome 1, mBalAcu1.1, whole genome shotgun sequence encodes:
- the DNALI1 gene encoding axonemal dynein light intermediate polypeptide 1 produces MIPPADSLLKYDTPVLVSRNREKRSPKARPLKVSPQQPGPSGPVPQPPKTKLPSTSCVPDPTKQAEEILNAILPPREWVEDTQLWIQQVSSTPSTRMDVVHLQEQLDLKLQQRQARETGICPVRRELYSQCFDELIREVTISCAERGLLLLRVRDEIRMTIAAYQTLYESSVAFGMRKALQAEQGKSDMERKIAELETEKRDLERQVNEQKAKGEAIEKRESERRQVEEKRHNEEIQFLKRTNQQLKAQLEGIIAPKK; encoded by the exons ATGATTCCCCCCGCGGACTCTCTGCTCAAGTATGACACCCCGGTGTTGGTGAGCCGGAACAGGGAGAAACGGAGCCCCAAA GCTCGGCCACTGAAAGTCAGCCCTCAGCAGCCCGGACCCTCAGGTCCCGTCCCACAGCCACCAAAGACCAAGCTCCCCTCAACTTCCTGTGTCCCAGATCCTACAAAGCAGGCAGAAGAAATCTTGAATGCCATCCTGCCCCCGAG GGAGTGGGTGGAGGACACGCAGCTATGGATCCAGCAGGTGTCCAGCACCCCCAGCACCAGGATGGATGTGGTGCACCTCCAGGAGCAGCTGGACCTGAAGCTGCAGCAGCGGCAGGCCCGGGAGACCGGCATCTGCCCGGTGCGCCGGGAGCTGTACTCGCAGTGTTTCG ATGAGCTGATCCGCGAGGTTACCATCAGCTGTGCGGAGCgagggctgctgctgctgcgagTCCGGGACGAGATCCGCATGACCATCGCTGCCTACCAGACCCTGTATGAGAGCAGCGTGGCATTTGGCATGAGGAAGGCGCTGCAGGCCGAGCAGGGGAAGTCAGACATGGAGAGGAAA ATTGCAGAATTAGAAACGGAAAAGCGAGATTTGGAGAGGCAAGTGAACGAACAGAAGGCAAAAGGTGAGGCCATCGAGAAGCGCGAGAGTGAGAGGAGACAGGTGGAGGAGAAGAGGCACAACGAAGAGATTCAGTTCTTGAAGCGGACTAACCAGCAGCTGAAG gccCAACTGGAAGGCATTATTGCACCAAAGAAGTGA